The genomic window TCAGACTAAAGCAGTTCAAAGCGTTTCTTTTGCTCAGGAAGGAGTAGGTTTTGTAAAGTTAATTTTAATTGCCGTTTCTAGTTCGCTGGTGCTTTGGTGTATCAGTTGTGTAAATTCTTACTTTTTACAGAACACTCAATTGTCATTTATAAGTTATAAACTGATTTGGATTTCTATTCCGGTATTTATTTATATCACCGGGTTTTACAATTTATGGCAACCTGAATTATTTAGAATTCAACCGGTACAAAAACAAAAGGTAAATTATCCGGATCGCCTGACAAAAGAGCAATTAATAAGTTTAACCCAACGTCTGGAACAACTTATGGAGGTAGATAAAGTCTATTTGGAAAATACCTTAACCTTAAAAGATTTGGCTGTTCGATTACAAACTTCGTCAAATAATATATCCTGGCTACTTAACAATCATTATGAAAAGTCTTTTTACGAATTTGTAAATACGTACCGTGTTAAGGAGTTTATTCATAAGATTGAAAAAGGCGAACATCAAACGCATACTTTACTTGCACTCTCCTTAGATTCAGGATTTAACTCAAAATCTACTTTTAATAAGGTATTTAAACAGGTGGTACAGGAAACTCCAAGTGCGTTTGTAAAAAATAGGACTTCAATATCCGGATAAAAGGTATCGTTGGATACAATAGGTTGATTGCACCCTGTTTGAATATTAGTATTGTTTACATTTTAAAAACAAACTATTATGAAAACTACATTAAATCAATATTTTCAACCTTTAATAATATTGAGCTTATTTTTTATCAGTGCTACCCTTTTAACCTCGTGTTACGGAGACGGAATTGAAAAAGAAGCAAAAGTAAGTACCTTAATATCTGGATTTGCTGGAAATGATGCGGTATCTGTAGACCGAAAAGGAATAATTTATGTTTCTGAATTTGGTATTTTTGAGAATACTGGTGGAAACGGAACCCGAATATTTAAGGTAGCACCTAATGGAAAAGTATTGGATACTATAAAAGGACTTTCCGGACCTATGGGTACCGCCAAAGATTCAAAAGGTAATCTGTTTGTGAACAATGATAACAATACGGTTCGTGGGGAAGTTTTAAAAATCTATCCTGGTGGAAACAGGGAAGTTGTTACTAGTATTGACGGATGGCCCAGCGGAATGACTATTGATAGGCATGACAATCTATATATTTCTAATTTTACGGCACCTACCGTTCATAAAATAAGCGCTGATGGAAAAGTAGAAATAATTGCACAAGATGAGCGATTGGCAGGGGGTGTAGGAATTGACTTAGATAGTAAAGGCAATATTATTGTTGCAAATTTTGCTACTGCTTCCATCTATTCTATAGATAAAACCGGAAACGTTTCTTTAATTACCACAATCCCGGATATTGTATTTGGTGGTTTTGGTATTGGATATATTACAGTGATTAACGATCGTATTTATGCAACGGGTATTGCAGTTAATTATATTTTTGAAGTAAGCCTTACGGGTGAGACAACAATTATAGCGGGTAATGGCGAACCAGCGCAGGTAGATGGACCTTTATTGGAAGCTTCTTTTAGCAATCCTAACGGAATTGCATCAGACAAATACCGTGGAACTTTGTATATAACAGAATTTACCGGAGCCGGAGGTCTGCGGAAAGTAAGCTTATAGATGATGCGCTGTATTCGTATGAATTACTAATTTTAAAATTATATCCGGTAGTTAACCTTTTTAAAGCTATTTAAAGTTGTATCAATTGCAATTTTAAGTAGCTTTTTCCTTTTTAAACTTAAAATGAATATGTATTTAATCGTATAAAATAGTATTTTATCTATGTTAAATTTAAAATAAACCCGTATTAATAAATCCATTTTAATATATTTGTCGGGAATTTTAAACCCAAAATATAATGATAAGGACTTTCTACATACTTTTCACGTTCATCACCTTAAGTATTATCAGTTGTTCAAAAGATGAAGAACTAACCCCAGAAACTTTTGCCGAAGAAGAAGAAAATGAAGAACAGTTTGAGCAAGACCAGGAAATTGAAAATGATAGTATTGTCTTTTTTACAGTAAAGGTAAACCCTTATTATTTAGGTGATTTGATAGCCTCCACATATATTATTATAAATGATGCAAACGGTAATCTAATTAACCATACCATGGTTCAAAATAATAAGACCTATGAATTTAAAGTTAAGAAAGGAGAAGGGTTTGATAAATTTACCGTTTCAAAATTTGATAACATCATAAGGCCGAATTATCAGTATAGTTCGTTAAATACTTTTTTTCATATAGATCAGGGTACGGTATGGAATTTTAATGGTGCTAGTCAAAATTTGACTTTAGATAATTCAAATTTTAAAACATTCTCTTTAAAAGTAGAAAATGTTAAGGATTATAATTCTTATGAACTTTCTTCTCCTATAAATAATTCTTACCCTGGGTATGAGAACTCCGGTACCATCAATTTTGATAATGTGGAATTTATAGAGAATGAAACAAAACTTTTATTGACAATACATTTTACCACAGAAAAGTCTAAGTATGTTTATATTGATAATATAATTGAGGGTGAAGAAAGGGTGATAGATGCCGCTGATTTAAAGAATTTTGATTCGTATGTTCCGATTGATTTACCAACGGATAATAAGAATTTTAGTAAACTATTATCTTTTAACGTAGGAAATAGTGGTGTATACACAACTTCTTCTTTCTTTGGAACGGAGATTAGTTCTATTAGAAATGCTAACTTCGGGATACTTCCTGAATTTGAAAACTTTACAGTTCGCATAAATAGAAGTAACCTCGACGAAAATTATCGGTATCAGTATTATCAAAGTGCTAAAATTCTTAAGGAAATAAGCGTAAGTTCATTTGGTAAAAATTTTCAAGTTTCCAATGAAAACCGAGAATCCTTTTTATTTACCAGCGATTTTACTTACGATACGAAATACTCTTCGTGGATATATAGTAAACAGGAAGATTCAAACTATGAGTACGCTGTCTGGAATTTCCATAGTAATACAGAAAACTATACTAAAGTTCCAGTGCTACCTAAAGAGTTTTTGGAAATGTATACCAACTTTGACATAAGCAAATTAAAATATGATTCAACAAAATTAATAAAGACTAACGAACCTTATTCTTTCTTTACTACAAATACGAATGATAATGATTTTACCGAAGTACTACGGGAAGATATTATATTTTTTAAACCGGTAACCAAAAACAAGTTGTTTAAGAGTAAGAAGTTTGAAGAAGAATTTAAATTACTTGGAGAGAGATTACTACGGTAGAATTATTTATAGTTCAATTGTGTTTGATATTCAAACTCATACTATAAAAACAAACCTTATTGAAACTTGATTTATTTGTTAAGTTTTGAATTATTTTTAAACTCTAAATTCTAGAGGTATTTGAAACCCAAATTAAAATGAAAAAATTTTGTGCGCTGGCATTAATTACCATAATTGCTTTTAGTTGTTCCAAAGATGATAATGATCCAACTATGGAAACTATGTCTAAAGAAGAAGAAAAAGAACAAGAAGTTGAAAACGATAGTATTGTTTATTTTTCTGTAAAGATAGAAGATAACGTTTATACATCGACCCAACTAGTAAATTATATAATTCTAAATGATGATGATGGAAACCTAATTGATTACAGACCACTAAGAAATGGTAATAATCTCGTTTTTAAAACTAAAAAAGAAGAAGCACCAACCACTTTTTCGGTTTCCTTATCGTATTATAATAACAATTCACAATATGAAAATATAGGTGGTATTTCTACATATTTCAATGTAAAAAGTGGTTCAACTTGGCTCTTCGAAGAAAATGAAAATGACACTTATCAAGAAACGGGAACTTACTCAATTCAAATAAATAATACGGTAGATATTGAAAGTTATGAATTAAGAGATTTTAAAACTATTACTAGTGGTGAAGGTTACAGTAATGATTCTGTTATTATGATACCATACGTAAGAAATTACCTAAATCAATTTCATTTTGTCTCGCTCACTAGTGCCTTAGAAAATAAGTATTATAAATTTGTTTCAAATCCAGAACAAAAAAATAATCTTGTTTTAAATTTCAATGATTTTAAGGAATATGAATTAAGTGATTTAATTTCAATTCCCCAAGGTTACCTTGATTATTCGGTGGGTGTTGAGGTGCTAAAAGATAAAACATTCTTTCAGACAGATCAGGTAAACTCTTTAGATTTAGATACTTTAGGTTCAACTATAAAGTTATTAACAGTCAGTAATATGGAGAAATATCGTTTATATTTTATTGAATATAAAGATAACTTTACTTATTATTATGACAATTACACTAAGGACTATTTATCTGCTACTATTCCTGATATAAATAGTATAAATCTTCAAATTTCAAATAACTCAATTGACAATTTTAAATATAATACTAATATAAATTATGATAGAATAAGAAGTCAATGGAGACATACAGATACTATTAAGAATTTAGTATCTGAAACTAGTGTTTGGTATTTTCATGCAAATAATGATGGATTTAAAGTTAAACCTAATTTACCTAAGGAAGTAATTGATGCTATTCCTAATTATAAGTTAGAAAATTTAAAATATTATCAAACTAGGTTAACCAGGGGTGGACCCACGTACGAAGAAATTATATATAGTAATCTGAAAACAGATTGGTCATCTTATATTGGAGAAGTTGAAAATATTTATTTTAGGTATAATACTAACAAAAACAAATCAAGAAAGGTTGAAAGCGAAGAGGCTACATCTGTCTTAAAGCACTAGTAGCAGACATCTATTTATCTTTAAACTGCTTCGGGAGACCGAAGCAGTTTTTTTGCTTTTAATGCTGCTTATCAATAAAGGCATTCAAGTAGAATATTATGAAATAACTTCTGCTTTTTCTTGCTTAAAAGGCTCCAACACCTGTAAAGCTTTATCAATCGAGGTAATGTTTTCAAAATTTAAAAGGAGACGTAAACCATTTCGGGTTTTCTTTTCTTTCATTTTTACTTTTCCAGGATGCTGCTGCACGTATTTTAGGACATTAGTAAAAGCTTCGGTTTGATAGAACGGGGATTGTTGGTCGCTGATAAAGTAACCTATCAATTTCTGTTGTTTTAAAATTATTTTCTCAATTCCAATACTGGTGGCAATCCACTTAATACGAACCGAATTCAATAAATCTACCGCAGGATCAGGAAGTTCTCCAAACCGATCTTCCAAACGCTTTTCATAAGCTAACAGCTCTTCTTCGGTTTTAATGTTATTGAGTTCCGTATATAAATTTAAGCGTTCGGTAATATTATTGATGTAATCATCCGGGAAAAGAAGTTCAAAGTCAGTATCAATTTGGGTATCTTTTACATATTCCTTTGGTTCATTGCTTGTATCGTACAATTCGGCAAACTCATTTTCTTTTAACTCTTCAATGGCTTCATTTAGAATCTTCTGATAGGTATCAAAACCGATTTCGTTGATAAAACCACTTTGTTCTCCCCCTAATAAATCTCCCGCTCCCCGGATTTCGAGGTCTTTCATGGCAATTTTAATACCACTACCTAAATCCGAAAATTGTTCTAGGGCGGTAATCCGTTTCCGAGCATCATCCGTCATCACCGAGTAAGGTGGGGTGATAAAATAACAAAAAGCTTTTTTATTACTTCGGCCTACACGTCCCCGCATTTGATGAAGGTCCGACAAACCAAAATTATTAGCATTATTAATAAAGATAGTATTGGCATTAGGCACATCCAATCCACTTTCGACAATTGTCGTAGAAACCAAAACGTCAAACTCCCCGTTCATAAAAGAAAGCATCAACTCTTCTAATTTTTTGCCTTCCATTTGTCCGTGACCTACCGCAACTTTAGCATCCGGAACCAGGCGTTGAATCATTCCGGCTACTTCTTTAATGTTTTCAATTCGGTTATGAATAAAAAATACCTGTCCACCCCGTTGAATTTCGTAACTAACCGCATCCCGAATAGTTTCTTCCGCTAGGCGAATGACATGTGTTTCAATAGGATACCGATTAGGAGGAGGGGTAGTTATCGTAGACAAATCCCTAGCAGCCATTAAACTAAATTGTAAAGTCCTTGGGATAGGTGTAGCCGTTAAGGTCAGGGTATCTACATTTTCTTTAATCGTCTTCAACTTATCCTTTACTGAAACCCCGAATTTTTGTTCTTCATCAATAATCAGTAAGCCTAAATCCTTAAATTTTACATTTTTATTGACCAATTGATGGGTACCGATGACAATATCTATTTTCCCGTTTGCCAGGTCTTCCAGCACTTCCCTTTTTTGTTTGGCAGTCCTAAACCGGTTTAAATAATCCACCACTACCGGAAAATCTTTTAAACGGTCTTTAAAAGTTTTAGCATGTTGAAAAGCAAGAATGGTAGTGGGTACCAGTACTGCCACTTGTTTTCCGTTATCAACCGCCTTAAAAGCAGCACGAATAGCAACTTCGGTTTTACCAAAACCTACATCTCCACATATCAAACGGTCCATAGGGCGTTCGCTTTCCATATCTTTTTTTACATCCTCGGTAGCGGTACTTTGATCTGGGGTATCTTCGTAGATAAAAGAAGCTTCCAGTTCGTGTTGTAAATAACTATCCGGGGCGTATTGAAAACCTTTCTGCAAACGCCTCTTTGCGTAAAGTTGAATTAGGTTAAAAGCAATATGCTTTACCCGGGCTTTGGTTTTTTGCTTAAGGGTTTTCCAGGCTTTAGACCCCAGCTTATAAATCTGCGGAGGCTTTCCATCCTTCCCGTTAAACTTGGATATTTTATGTAGAGAGTGAATGCTTAAGTACAATACATCACGCTCTCCGTAGATCAATTTAATCGCTTCCTGTTTTTTGCCTTCCACGTCAATTTTCTGAAGCCCTCCGAACTTTCCAATTCCGTGGTCAATATGGGTCACATAATCCCCAACTTCCAGGTTATTTAATTCTTTTAAGGTAATTGCCTGTTTCTTAGCGTACCCGTTTTTTAAAGTAAACTTATGGTAGCGTTCAAAAATCTGGTGATCCGTATAACAAACTACTTTCAATTCCTCATCAATAAACCCTTGATATGCAGAAAATACCACCGTTTCATATTGCTTGACATCCAAATCCGCATCTTCAAAAATATCGTGAAAGCGTTTTGCCTGTTGCTCACTAACACAAAAAATATAATTGGTATATCCCGCCGAATGATTTTTATTTAAATTTTCAATTAACAGATTGAACTGCTTGTTAAATGAAGGTTGGGGTTTGGTTTGAAAAGCTATTTTTACTGCTTCCTTTGTATGATTAACACTTAAATGTACCTGAGAAAAGGTGCTAAGTTGCGAAAAAAGTAATTCGGAAGAAGCAAAAAGTTCTTCGGGAGATTTTCTTTTGATTTCACCCGAAAGTTTGGCAAAAGCTTCTTTTGCTTTTTCAAAATTCTGATCGTTCTGATGTTTTAAGGCTTCCAGGTTTTTCAAAACCAAAATAGTATCCGGGGCAATGTATTTAAAGAAACTTTCGTGACTTTCCTGTATACTTTTATCGGCTAAATTCGGAACAATTGAAATTTTACTGGTTTTTTCTATAGAAAGTTGGGTTTCTACATCAAACGTACGAATACTATCCACTTCATCTCCAAAAAATTCGATACGATAAGGTTCATTATGACTAAACGAGAACACATCTACAATCCCTCCACGCACGGAAAATTCACCTGGTTCTGTTACAAAATCTACCCGTTTAAACTGGTATTCAAATAATACTTCGTTTACAAAATCAAGAGATAACTTATCATTAAGGGCAATATGTAAGGTGTTTTTTTCCAGTTCTTTCCGGGTAACTACTTTCTCAAATAAAGCATCCGGATAGGTAACTATGATAGAAGGTTTTTTCTTTGAATTGATTCGGTTTAAAACTTCGGCGCGCAGTAATACGTTGGCATTGTCTGTTTCTTCAATTTGATACGGACGACGGTAACTACCGGGAAAAAACAGCACATTTTCTTTTTGAACCAATTGTTCAAGGTCATTCAGATAATAGGCAGCTTCTTCTTTATCATCAAACACACATAGGATAGGCTTACCCGTAGTTTTAAAAGTTTTTTGAAGGACAAAAGAAAGAGAAGAACCAATCAATCCCTGTAGAAAAATGTTTTTCTGATTTGTATCAAGAAGTTCAATAAATTTCCGAACGGAAGCGGATGTATCAAATTGATTTGAAACAATTTCTGCGCGCAACATGTAGCTTTTTTGCAAATATACTATTCTACCTAAAAATGAAGTATTTAATAAAAATAATATTTAGCAATAAAAATTTCTAAAAGAAAAACTAACTCTAATTAAGATTTTAGGATAGAATGGATTGAGCATAGTTTTAATTAAATAGGACTATACATGTAAAAAAATAGTAGTAGTTTGAATTTTGAAAATAATTAAAACCTATGGGAAATTTAAAATTTGATGTCTTTGTAATTGGAAGTGGTATTGCCGGGCAGAAAGTAGCTGAAAAATGTGTAAAAGAAGGGAAAAAAGTAGCAATAGCCGAAAATAAAGTACTAGGAGGTGTTTGCTCAAACCGAGGCTGTGATCCTAAGAAAGTATTGTTAGGTCCTACCGAAGTGGTACATGTAGCAAATCGATTGCTTCATAAAGGTATTTCTGAAAAGGTAAAGACTAATTGGAAAGACGTCATGCAATATAAAAAAGAATTTACTGATCCAGTTCCGGATGACACCGAAGAAAAATTGAAAGATCTGGGAATCACTTTGTTTAACGAATCCCCTTATTTTATAGATGAAAACACCCTTTTTGTGAGTGGGCAAGAGGTTAAAGCTGATAAAATCGTAATTGCAACCGGATTAATTCCTAGAAAATTAGAAGTTGAAGGAGGTCAGTTCACTAAAACCAGTGAAGATTTTTTAAGCCTGGAAGAACTTCCTAAAGATATTATTTTTATTGGTGGAGGCTATATCGGGATGGAATTTGCGCATATGTCTGCCCGAATGGGAACAAAAGTAACGGTAATTCAGCATGGAAATTTACCATTGACTATTTTTGAAAAAGAAATGGTGCAATTTATCGTCAAAGCTTCTGAAGATCTAGGGATTAAATTTATTTTCAATGCCGAACTTGAAAAGATTGAGGCTACGGATACTGCTAAAACCGTACATTACAAAGTTGAAGACACTAAAGGTTCATGCAAGGCAAATATTATTTTTAATACATCCGGAAGAGTACCTTCTATAGAAAAATTAAAATTAGAAAATGCAAATGTAGATCACGGTGATAATGGTATTAAAGTAAATGCTTATCTACAGTCTATTTCTAATCAAAACGTGTATGCCTGTGGAGATGTCGCTGATAACGCGGTTCCTCTGACTCCTTTTTCCGGTAGGGAAGGAAAGATAGTAGCTTATAATATTTTAAACGGAAATAGTAAAGAAGCGGACTTTCCGGTTATTCCCACCGTAGCTTTTACCTTACCTAATATTGCTTCCGTAGGATTATCCGAAGAAAAAGCTAAAGAAAAATACGACGAGATTAACGTAATCTGTAAAGATGCTTCATCCTTTTATAATGCTAAGCGGGTAAATGAAAAAATTTATGCGTTTAAAACTATTACGGATAAGAAATCAGGAAAAATTCTTGGTGCACATCTTGTAGGCCCGGAAGCTGGTGAAATAATCAACTTATTTTCTATGGCAATTTATAATAACATGACGGTAGATCAGATTAAAGATATGGTCTTTACCTATCCCACCTGGTCCAGTGATATAGGGAGTATGTTTACTGAATAGACTTTACCCCTTTTTCCATTCCAGAAATTTTTTAAACGGATTGGTTTCTCGGTTTTTAAACCCATGAATACCTACTGAAATAAAAAGAAGTACAGCAGCTACCATGGCGGTCCAGGCAATATTGTCAAATGTTGTTTTATGTCTAACGTAGATTGCAACTAGTGCCCATATGGTGACTAGTAAGAATTCACGTAGGTTTCGGCTAACTAATAGATACAGATTTAAAAGAACTACGACTATAATCATAAGTAACGTCCACCATTCTGGAGAAATACCCCAACCACTCCAGTTAATTTTAACTAGATATGTGGCAACATTAGCAACCGTTGCCACACTTATCCATCCGGTATACAAACAAATAGGCCACCAGACACAGGCAATAATGCCAATAGGAGCATCCCAACGTTCCATATTGGTTCTAATCATAATTTGAACTA from Aquimarina sp. ERC-38 includes these protein-coding regions:
- a CDS encoding helix-turn-helix domain-containing protein, with the protein product MVSFTFIDILLAIGISQGLFLIIGLQLIKNRNKKINGILSALLLIAMIMLTGRMIYGRFESLWIFRVASYIDVVIFLFGPLLYLFVRKLLFIQNKEHGLSWYHFIPATIHLTAFTFLLFPSEAVLRSYGERGIFTWAYFLVESIGIILNTVYVLKSFHLINTYQTKAVQSVSFAQEGVGFVKLILIAVSSSLVLWCISCVNSYFLQNTQLSFISYKLIWISIPVFIYITGFYNLWQPELFRIQPVQKQKVNYPDRLTKEQLISLTQRLEQLMEVDKVYLENTLTLKDLAVRLQTSSNNISWLLNNHYEKSFYEFVNTYRVKEFIHKIEKGEHQTHTLLALSLDSGFNSKSTFNKVFKQVVQETPSAFVKNRTSISG
- the mfd gene encoding transcription-repair coupling factor produces the protein MLRAEIVSNQFDTSASVRKFIELLDTNQKNIFLQGLIGSSLSFVLQKTFKTTGKPILCVFDDKEEAAYYLNDLEQLVQKENVLFFPGSYRRPYQIEETDNANVLLRAEVLNRINSKKKPSIIVTYPDALFEKVVTRKELEKNTLHIALNDKLSLDFVNEVLFEYQFKRVDFVTEPGEFSVRGGIVDVFSFSHNEPYRIEFFGDEVDSIRTFDVETQLSIEKTSKISIVPNLADKSIQESHESFFKYIAPDTILVLKNLEALKHQNDQNFEKAKEAFAKLSGEIKRKSPEELFASSELLFSQLSTFSQVHLSVNHTKEAVKIAFQTKPQPSFNKQFNLLIENLNKNHSAGYTNYIFCVSEQQAKRFHDIFEDADLDVKQYETVVFSAYQGFIDEELKVVCYTDHQIFERYHKFTLKNGYAKKQAITLKELNNLEVGDYVTHIDHGIGKFGGLQKIDVEGKKQEAIKLIYGERDVLYLSIHSLHKISKFNGKDGKPPQIYKLGSKAWKTLKQKTKARVKHIAFNLIQLYAKRRLQKGFQYAPDSYLQHELEASFIYEDTPDQSTATEDVKKDMESERPMDRLICGDVGFGKTEVAIRAAFKAVDNGKQVAVLVPTTILAFQHAKTFKDRLKDFPVVVDYLNRFRTAKQKREVLEDLANGKIDIVIGTHQLVNKNVKFKDLGLLIIDEEQKFGVSVKDKLKTIKENVDTLTLTATPIPRTLQFSLMAARDLSTITTPPPNRYPIETHVIRLAEETIRDAVSYEIQRGGQVFFIHNRIENIKEVAGMIQRLVPDAKVAVGHGQMEGKKLEELMLSFMNGEFDVLVSTTIVESGLDVPNANTIFINNANNFGLSDLHQMRGRVGRSNKKAFCYFITPPYSVMTDDARKRITALEQFSDLGSGIKIAMKDLEIRGAGDLLGGEQSGFINEIGFDTYQKILNEAIEELKENEFAELYDTSNEPKEYVKDTQIDTDFELLFPDDYINNITERLNLYTELNNIKTEEELLAYEKRLEDRFGELPDPAVDLLNSVRIKWIATSIGIEKIILKQQKLIGYFISDQQSPFYQTEAFTNVLKYVQQHPGKVKMKEKKTRNGLRLLLNFENITSIDKALQVLEPFKQEKAEVIS
- a CDS encoding dihydrolipoyl dehydrogenase family protein translates to MGNLKFDVFVIGSGIAGQKVAEKCVKEGKKVAIAENKVLGGVCSNRGCDPKKVLLGPTEVVHVANRLLHKGISEKVKTNWKDVMQYKKEFTDPVPDDTEEKLKDLGITLFNESPYFIDENTLFVSGQEVKADKIVIATGLIPRKLEVEGGQFTKTSEDFLSLEELPKDIIFIGGGYIGMEFAHMSARMGTKVTVIQHGNLPLTIFEKEMVQFIVKASEDLGIKFIFNAELEKIEATDTAKTVHYKVEDTKGSCKANIIFNTSGRVPSIEKLKLENANVDHGDNGIKVNAYLQSISNQNVYACGDVADNAVPLTPFSGREGKIVAYNILNGNSKEADFPVIPTVAFTLPNIASVGLSEEKAKEKYDEINVICKDASSFYNAKRVNEKIYAFKTITDKKSGKILGAHLVGPEAGEIINLFSMAIYNNMTVDQIKDMVFTYPTWSSDIGSMFTE
- a CDS encoding tryptophan-rich sensory protein, with the protein product MDTKKKSLVILNALSVLLVLAINYASQVFKFNDATIADISDKYDNLFTPAGYAFSIWGLIFLNLIIYSSYQIKRTFFSTKESDFVLQTGSWFFLANLLNAAWVIAFTYDFIGLSVFFMFGILFSLVQIMIRTNMERWDAPIGIIACVWWPICLYTGWISVATVANVATYLVKINWSGWGISPEWWTLLMIIVVVLLNLYLLVSRNLREFLLVTIWALVAIYVRHKTTFDNIAWTAMVAAVLLFISVGIHGFKNRETNPFKKFLEWKKG